One Micromonospora craniellae genomic region harbors:
- a CDS encoding DUF6036 family nucleotidyltransferase, protein MGRAELERAFTRLGERLVRRGVVADIFVVGGAAMALAYDAKRVTRDVDAMFVPHGVVVDEARAVADDLGLPPWWLNEQASVYVSGKTDPGRRRVFDHPGLRVMAASPEHIFAMKALAARARDVDDLRTLAALAGVESVDDAVRLCSDFYPDEVISPRAMGVIRELFE, encoded by the coding sequence ATGGGGCGCGCGGAACTTGAGCGTGCGTTCACCCGTTTGGGCGAGCGGCTCGTCCGCCGTGGCGTCGTGGCTGACATCTTCGTGGTGGGTGGTGCCGCGATGGCGCTGGCCTATGACGCGAAGCGGGTGACCCGAGATGTCGATGCGATGTTCGTCCCGCACGGCGTCGTTGTCGACGAGGCCCGTGCGGTGGCCGACGACCTGGGACTGCCGCCCTGGTGGCTCAATGAGCAAGCCAGCGTCTACGTCTCCGGCAAGACCGATCCGGGCCGACGGCGGGTCTTCGACCATCCCGGGCTGCGCGTCATGGCGGCTTCGCCGGAGCACATCTTCGCGATGAAAGCACTCGCGGCGCGGGCCCGCGACGTGGACGATCTCCGTACCTTGGCGGCGCTGGCCGGCGTCGAGTCGGTGGACGACGCCGTACGCCTGTGCAGTGACTTCTACCCAGACGAGGTGATTTCACCACGGGCCATGGGAGTCATCCGCGAACTCTTCGAATGA
- the tnpC gene encoding IS66 family transposase — translation MSSVPQVPLSYEDLVAMLVELRERVDRLEAENAELKRRLGMNSSNSSKPPSSDGPGRPARQPGKGSGRRRGKQPGAPGWTLELVADPDEVIEHRPQRCGHPGCGAPLGDGREYGRQRRQVIELPERRSVVVEHQLVAVECGGCGQVSEPVAPGGVSGRVQYGVGVKAAVVYARAVQFLPFARAAALLGDLLGVRVSTGFVHQVVGEAARRLGPFVSRTAALLHVQQVLHADETPARVDGGFKYVHVACTPELTLFHVGGRSKADIDAGKVLPGFTGTLVRDGYAAYRHLADADHAWCGAHLIRDLRGVHESDPAGQQWAEVMAQTLLMAKKMTEQAVTAGRDALSADEISHIRACYAGALAYGRQQNPPDRDGKPSRAGTLVERFTAHRDMILRFTVDLAVPFTNNQAERDLRPVKLQQKISATWRTLQGLADFATLRSYLSTATKHGKDALDVLEQLFTTGPWLPEPAISS, via the coding sequence GTGTCGTCCGTCCCGCAGGTCCCGCTCTCGTACGAGGATCTGGTCGCGATGCTGGTTGAGCTGCGGGAACGGGTTGATCGGTTGGAAGCCGAGAACGCTGAACTGAAACGCCGGTTGGGGATGAACTCCTCGAACTCGTCGAAGCCTCCCTCGTCGGACGGTCCGGGCCGTCCGGCCCGGCAGCCGGGTAAAGGCAGTGGGCGGCGGCGGGGCAAGCAGCCGGGAGCGCCGGGATGGACCCTCGAACTGGTCGCGGATCCGGATGAGGTCATCGAGCACCGGCCACAGCGGTGTGGCCATCCGGGTTGTGGGGCTCCGCTGGGTGATGGGCGTGAGTACGGGCGGCAGCGCCGGCAGGTGATCGAGCTGCCCGAGCGGCGGTCGGTGGTCGTTGAGCACCAACTGGTCGCGGTTGAGTGCGGCGGGTGCGGGCAGGTCAGCGAGCCGGTGGCACCCGGCGGGGTGTCCGGGCGGGTGCAGTACGGCGTCGGTGTCAAGGCCGCCGTCGTCTACGCGCGGGCCGTCCAGTTCCTGCCCTTCGCCCGGGCCGCCGCGCTGTTGGGTGATCTGCTCGGGGTGCGGGTGTCGACCGGGTTCGTGCACCAGGTGGTCGGTGAGGCGGCCCGCAGGCTCGGGCCGTTCGTGTCCCGCACGGCCGCGTTGCTGCACGTCCAGCAGGTGCTGCACGCCGATGAGACCCCGGCAAGGGTCGACGGCGGCTTCAAGTACGTGCACGTGGCCTGCACCCCTGAGCTGACCTTGTTCCACGTCGGCGGCCGCAGCAAGGCCGACATCGACGCCGGGAAGGTCCTGCCCGGGTTCACCGGCACCCTCGTGCGTGACGGCTACGCCGCCTACCGCCACCTGGCCGACGCCGATCACGCCTGGTGCGGAGCACATCTGATCCGCGATCTGCGCGGCGTGCACGAGTCCGACCCGGCCGGCCAGCAGTGGGCCGAGGTGATGGCGCAAACCCTGCTGATGGCCAAGAAGATGACCGAGCAGGCCGTCACCGCGGGCCGGGACGCACTGTCAGCCGACGAGATCAGTCACATCCGTGCCTGTTACGCCGGGGCCCTCGCTTACGGCCGCCAGCAGAACCCGCCCGATCGTGACGGCAAGCCGTCACGAGCCGGCACGCTGGTCGAACGCTTCACCGCCCACCGCGACATGATCCTACGGTTCACCGTCGATCTGGCCGTGCCCTTCACCAACAACCAGGCCGAACGCGATCTCCGCCCGGTCAAACTCCAACAGAAGATCTCCGCGACCTGGCGCACCCTGCAAGGCCTGGCCGACTTCGCCACCCTACGGTCCTACCTGTCCACCGCCACCAAACACGGCAAAGACGCCCTCGACGTGCTCGAACAACTCTTCACCACCGGACCATGGCTACCGGAACCGGCAATATCAAGCTGA